One Pontibacter deserti genomic region harbors:
- the tuf gene encoding elongation factor Tu: protein MAKETFDRSKPHVNIGTIGHVDHGKTTLTAAITTVLAKKGLAALRDFSSIDNAPEEKERGITINTSHVEYATENRHYAHVDCPGHADYVKNMVTGAAQMDGAILVVAATDGPMPQTREHILLARQVGVPQLVVFMNKVDMVDDPELLELVEMEIRELLSFYDFDGDNIPVIQGSALGGLNGDEKWVKTIEELMDAVDSWIPIPARLVDLPFLMPVEDVFSITGRGTVATGRIERGVINSGEQVEILGMGAENLKSVVTGVEMFRKILDRGEAGDNVGLLLRGIEKTDIRRGMVICKPGSVKPHMEFKAEVYVLSKEEGGRHTPFFNKYRPQFYFRTTDVTGEIILPEGVEMVMPGDNITITVKLINKVAMEKGLRFAIREGGRTVGAGQVTEILD from the coding sequence ATGGCTAAAGAAACATTTGACCGCTCCAAACCGCACGTAAACATCGGTACAATCGGTCACGTTGACCACGGCAAGACAACTTTGACTGCTGCCATTACTACAGTATTGGCTAAAAAAGGTCTGGCTGCACTACGCGACTTCTCTTCAATCGATAACGCTCCTGAAGAAAAAGAAAGAGGTATTACTATCAATACTTCACACGTAGAATACGCTACTGAAAACCGTCACTATGCACACGTTGACTGCCCAGGTCACGCTGACTACGTGAAGAACATGGTTACTGGTGCTGCTCAGATGGACGGTGCTATCCTTGTGGTTGCTGCAACTGACGGTCCAATGCCACAAACTCGTGAGCACATCCTTCTTGCTCGTCAGGTAGGTGTTCCTCAGCTTGTAGTGTTCATGAACAAAGTTGACATGGTTGACGATCCAGAGCTTCTTGAGCTTGTTGAGATGGAAATCCGTGAGCTTCTTTCTTTCTATGATTTCGATGGCGATAACATTCCAGTAATTCAGGGTTCAGCTCTTGGTGGCTTGAACGGTGATGAGAAATGGGTGAAAACTATCGAAGAGTTAATGGATGCAGTTGATAGCTGGATTCCAATCCCTGCTCGTCTTGTTGACCTTCCTTTCCTGATGCCAGTTGAGGACGTATTCTCAATCACTGGTCGTGGTACTGTTGCTACAGGTCGTATCGAGCGTGGTGTGATCAACTCTGGTGAGCAGGTTGAGATCTTGGGTATGGGTGCTGAGAACTTGAAGTCAGTAGTTACTGGTGTTGAAATGTTCCGTAAGATCCTTGACAGAGGTGAAGCTGGTGACAACGTAGGTCTACTTCTTCGTGGTATTGAGAAAACTGATATCCGTCGTGGTATGGTTATCTGTAAGCCAGGTTCTGTTAAGCCTCACATGGAATTCAAAGCTGAGGTTTACGTTCTTTCTAAAGAAGAAGGTGGACGTCACACTCCATTCTTTAACAAGTACCGTCCACAGTTCTACTTCAGAACTACAGACGTTACTGGTGAGATCATCCTTCCAGAAGGTGTAGAAATGGTTATGCCTGGTGATAACATCACTATCACTGTGAAGCTGATCAACAAAGTAGCAATGGAAAAAGGTCTTCGTTTCGCTATCCGTGAGGGTGGTAGAACTGTAGGTGCCGGTCAGGTAACTGAGATCTTAGACTAA